Proteins encoded together in one Struthio camelus isolate bStrCam1 chromosome 19, bStrCam1.hap1, whole genome shotgun sequence window:
- the QRICH2 gene encoding glutamine-rich protein 2 isoform X1, whose product MAPISLYELADLAIGTPEVGAVNFNALHSLLHAILQHLNLQDVKTEVREESLEPPPAPAPPLQRAQLLEREKALCATLEKKVNGVEVQLQGMGQQLQELEKQMATLETLPSGMDLLERTKSSSQTTSVVADMWQMMQMKKKIEANESGVSKAMALFQDLLTEMSRVKAIQLHMEEDIQRIKELLGLVTPRDAASQPPGLLRDQARPDRDMEAKTGRSFPGKPPSAAAEASGIQPSPREGTLGTQPDSLGTRAGMPGAPATRTGPPVARTRASDTSASSLGAQPGSLGTGAITAGAQPGSPGPGATITGAQPGSPGTGTTVTGAQPGSPGTGATTTAGAQPGSPGTGTTVTGAQPRSPGTGATVSGTQPGSPGAGTTVTGAQPGSPGTGTTVTGAQPGSPGTGATTTAGAQPGSPGTGTTTTAGAQPGSPGTGATTTAGAQPGSPGTGTTITGAQPGSPGTGTTTTAGAQPGSPGTGTTITGAQPGSPGTGATTTAGAQPGSPGTGTTVTGAQPGSPGTGATTTAGAQPGSPGTGTTITGAQPGSPGTGTTTTAGAQPGSPGTGTTVTGAQPGSPGTGTTITAGAQPGSPGTGTTVTGAQPGSLGTGATVSGTQPGSPGAGTTVTGTQPGSPGTGTTITGAQPGSPGTGATTTAGAQPGSLGTGATVSGTQPGSPGTGATVTGTQPAPPGVQAGGARVQPRPLGSRPSLSDTQMAPPEARLSAPGARTDAPSLEGGREALSSRQGAPAGSPAVQRGPLTADSTATAHQPEIPSGTDTRPTSSLQERTTPAMPWESSGSPSASSHHAELGEALHQVGQLSSLYAALKEQVAQLELTKCDRAELEKLRPLFLEADQKSSPSILGDLLDQVASLQTVANDLQGEKAKIKQLQNVIERMAVAGADQKAESTNQINLQLGYLRSMVQEIEKELKELREKQDGAKAKLEQSVTDVADHLQEQLDKLRSVMENMMASSSALLSMSMPASPELRQAEAQATCPACSLDVSEQVKQLFQRYEQLQHLVNSFVARQAEIKAVRQLPARSQDEELLKHIQATILQVQEDCEKLNSVTGDLVDDHRQKQKDIEALFQSLEKLEKEKADKEDLVTEINVKADKAALAGKVSRIQFDATMEHLNKMIQDMLDRITGQEQDWHQIQQKLIEEMDSKLDRLELTPFRQRLEERWKSLLKQLQEKAPRMEADDAAGIRKQLLAHFHCVSCDRSLNMLVPGPHILAIPSMPALPSRHSVRPHTVFELEQIRQHGRSLRSGPAGPHSPLDALLLDRGAQSLRCAHDQMARDIEKVQLHYGGSTRASSQMIRDLLQLPCLGPAHRRERAAECGYLTVPRHCGGRHTLTHPLQRLARCVPGQLEPSAVLTLMKHDEMELLGQDGHIYKGRRATRLPAIAGKDGSPKKTKLSGASSRRPWAAPDAGPLPSRPQSASSPRSPPGTAARGRRDGLERAPGVPPARSPLRSRPRHRQVSRVQASVVARSPPPRARHPPAAGGGEGRPCRREGRRAAGRNPRRGAERASSRPRSRAIKGTGKPRAGAAGSGA is encoded by the exons ATGGCGCCGATCAGCCTGTACGAGCTGGCGGACCTTGCCATCGGGACGCCCGAGGTCGGAGCCGTCAACTTCAACGCCCTCCACAGCCTGCTGCACGCCATCCTGCAGCACCTCAACCTGCAGGACGTCAAGACGGAGGTGCGGGAGGAGAGCCTGGAACCGCCCCCAGCGCCCGCGCCTCCGCTGCAGAGGGCCCAGCTCTTGGAGAGGGAGAAGGCGCTCTGCGCCACCTTGGAGAAGAAAGTGAACGGGGTGGAGGTCCAGCTGCAGGGCATGGGCCAGCAGCTCCAGGAACTGGAGAAGCAGATGGCCACCCTGGAGACGTTGCCTTCCGGGATGGACCTGCTGGAGAGGACCAAGAGCAGCTCGCAGACCACCTCTGTGGTGGCCGACATGTGGCAGATGatgcagatgaagaaaaagaTTGAAGCTAATGAAAGCGGCGTCTCCAAG GCCATGGCTCTCTTCCAGGACCTCCTCACCGAGATGAGCAGGGTGAAGGCAATCCAGCTCCACATGGAGGAGGACATCCAAAGGATCAAGGAGCTGCTTGGCTTG GTGACACCCCGGGATGCTGCCAGCCAGCCACCGGGCCTCCTCCGCGACCAGGCAAGGCCGGACAGGGACATG gagGCCAAAACGGGCCGGTCCTTCCCTGGCAAGCCCCCCAGTGCAGCTGCTGAGGCCTCGGGGATccagcccagccccagagaggggaCTCTGGGGACACAGCCTGACTCCCTGGGGACACGAGCAGGGATGCCAGGAGCGCCAGCCACCCGGACAGGGCCTCCTGTGGCTAGGACAAGGGCTTCTGACACCAGTGCCAGCAGCCTGGGGGCACAGCCAGGGTCCTTGGGCACTGGGGCCATCACTgcaggggcacagccagggtcccctggccctggggccacCATCACGGGGGCACAGCCAGGATCTCCTGGTACTGGGACCACCGTCACGGGGGcacagccagggtcccctggcaCTGGGGCCACCACCACTgcaggggcacagccagggtcccctggcaCTGGGACCACCGTCACGGGGGCACAGCCACGGTCCCCTGGCACTGGGGCCACAGTCTCAGGGAcacagccagggtcccctggTGCTGGGACCACCGTCACGGGGGcacagccagggtcccctggcaCTGGGACCACCGTCacaggggcacagccagggtcccctggcaCTGGGGCCACCACCACTgcaggggcacagccagggtcccctggcaCTGGGACCACCACCACTgcaggggcacagccagggtcccctggcaCTGGGGCCACCACCACTgcaggggcacagccagggtcccctggcaCTGGGACCACCATCACGGGGGcacagccagggtcccctggcaCTGGGACCACCACCACTgcaggggcacagccagggtcccctggcaCTGGGACCACCATCACGGGGGcacagccagggtcccctggcaCTGGGGCCACCACCACTgcaggggcacagccagggtcccctggcaCTGGGACCACCGTCACGGGGGcacagccagggtcccctggcaCTGGGGCCACCACCACTgcaggggcacagccagggtcccctggcaCTGGGACCACCATCACGGGGGcacagccagggtcccctggcaCTGGGACCACCACCACtgcaggggcacagccaggatCTCCTGGTACTGGGACCACCGTCACGGGGGcacagccagggtcccctggcaCTGGGACCACCATCACtgcaggggcacagccaggatCTCCTGGTACTGGGACCACCGTCACGGGGGCACAGCCAGGGTCCCTGGGCACTGGGGCCACAGTCTCAGGGAcacagccagggtcccctggTGCTGGGACCACCGTCACGGGGACACAGCCAGGATCTCCTGGTACTGGGACCACCATCACGGGGGcacagccagggtcccctggcaCTGGGGCCACCACCACTgcaggggcacagccagggtcCCTGGGCACTGGGGCCACAGTCTCAGGGAcacagccagggtcccctggcaCTGGGGCCACCGTCACAGGGACACAGCCTGCACCTCCAGGGGTCCAAGCAGGAGGTGCAAGGGTTCAGCCAAGACCCCTTGGCAGCAGACCCAGCCTTTCTGACACTCAGATGGCCCCCCCTGAAGCCAGACTCAGTGCTCCAGGGGCACGGACCGATGCTCCAAGCCTTGAGGGTGGCCGTGAGGCTTTGTCCAGCAGACAGGGTGCCCCAGCAGGCTCCCCTGCAGTCCAGCGTGGCCCCTTGACAGCAGACTCCACTGCAACAGCCCACCAGCCTGAGATCCCCTCTGGCACAGACACCAGGCCCACATCCTCTTTGCAAGAGAGGACCACACCAGCCATGCCCTGGGAGTCTTCGGGCTCACCTAGCGCCTCCAGCCACCATGCAGAGCTGGGTGAGGCTCTCCATCAGGtcgggcagctcagcagcctgTACGCAGCCTTGAAggagcaggtggcccagctggaGCTGACCAAGTGTGACCGAGCCGAGCTCGAGAAGCTGCGTCCGCTCTTTCTGGAAGCAG ACCAGAAGAGCAGCCCCAGCATCCTAGGTGACCTCCTGGACCAGGTGGCCTCCCTGCAGACCGTGGCCAATGACCTGCAAGGGGAAAAGGCGAAG ATCAAACAGCTGCAGAACGTCATCGAAAGGATGGCGGTGGCAGGAGCTGACCAGAAAGCGGAAAGCACCAACCAGATAAACCTGCAGTTAGGTTACCTCAG GTCCATGGTGCAGGAGATAGAgaaggagctgaaggagctgAGAGAGAAGCAGGACGGGGCCAAAGCCAAACTGGAGCAGTCGGTGACCGACGTGGCTGACCACCTGCAGGAGCAG CTGGACAAGCTGAGGTCTGTCATGGAGAACATGATGGCTTCATCTTCAGCCTTGCTGTCAATGAGCATGCCAGCGAGCCCGGAGCTGAGGCAAGCAGAGGCGCAGGCCACGTGTCCGGCCTGCAGCCTGGACGTCAGCGAGCAGGTCAAGCAGCTCTTCCAGCGCTACGAGCAGCTCCAGCACTTGGTTAACTCCTTTGTGGCGCGGCAGGCAGAGATCAAGGCGGTGAGGCAGCTGCCAGCGAGGAGCCAG GACGAGGAACTTCTGAAGCACATCCAGGCCACCATCCTGCAGGTGCAAGAAGACTGCGAGAAGCTCAACTCCGTCACGGGCGATCTTGTGGATGACCAtcgccagaagcagaaggatatTGAG GCTCTGTTCCAATCCCTGGAGAAgttggaaaaggagaaagcagacaAGGAGGATCTGGTGACAGAAATCAACGTG AAAGCAGATAAAGCTGCCCTGGCTGGCAAAGTCAGTCGCATCCAGTTCGATGCAACCATGGAGCACCTGAATAAAATGATTCAGGACATGCTGGACAGGATCACGGGTCAGGAGCAGGACTGGCACCAAATCCAACAAAAGCTCATTGAAGAGATGGACTCCAAG CTGGACCGCCTGGAGCTGACGCCGTTCCGCCAGCGGCTGGAGGAGCGCTGGAAAAGCCTCCTGAAGCAGCTCCAGGAGAAGGCACCGCGGATGGAGGCTGATGACGCGGCTGGAATTAGGAA GCAGCTGCTGGCTCACTTCCACTGCGTGTCCTGCGACAGGTCCCTCAACATGCTGGTGCCTGGCCC GCACATCCTGGCCATCCCATCCATGCCGGCGTTACCCTCGCGCCACTCGGTGCGGCCCCACACCGTCTTCGAGCTGGAGCAGATACGGCAGCACGGCCGCAG CCTGCGCTCGGGCCCGGCCGGGCCTCACTCGCCGCTGGACGCTCTGCTGCTGGACCGGGGCGCGCAGAGCCTGCGCTGCGCCCACGACCAGATGGCCAGGGACATCGAGAAAGTGCAGCTCCACTACGGCGGCAGCACGAGAGCCAGCAGCCAAATGATCAGGGACCTCCTGCAGCTGCCGTGCCTCGGCCCCGCGCACCGACG GGAGCGGGCGGCCGAGTGCGGGTACCTGACCGTGCCACGGCACTGCGGGGGCCGGCACACCCTCACCCACCCGCTCCAGCGCCTCGCGCGCTGCGTCCCGGGCCAGCTCGAGCCCAGCGCCGTGCTCACGCTGATGAAG CACGACGAGATGGAGCTCTTGGGCCAGGACGGCCACATCTACAAGGGCCGGAGGGCCACGCGGCTGCCTGCCATCGCTGGGAAGGACG
- the QRICH2 gene encoding glutamine-rich protein 2 isoform X2: MAPISLYELADLAIGTPEVGAVNFNALHSLLHAILQHLNLQDVKTEVREESLEPPPAPAPPLQRAQLLEREKALCATLEKKVNGVEVQLQGMGQQLQELEKQMATLETLPSGMDLLERTKSSSQTTSVVADMWQMMQMKKKIEANESGVSKAMALFQDLLTEMSRVKAIQLHMEEDIQRIKELLGLVTPRDAASQPPGLLRDQARPDRDMEAKTGRSFPGKPPSAAAEASGIQPSPREGTLGTQPDSLGTRAGMPGAPATRTGPPVARTRASDTSASSLGAQPGSLGTGAITAGAQPGSPGPGATITGAQPGSPGTGTTVTGAQPGSPGTGATTTAGAQPGSPGTGTTVTGAQPRSPGTGATVSGTQPGSPGAGTTVTGAQPGSPGTGTTVTGAQPGSPGTGATTTAGAQPGSPGTGTTTTAGAQPGSPGTGATTTAGAQPGSPGTGTTITGAQPGSPGTGTTTTAGAQPGSPGTGTTITGAQPGSPGTGATTTAGAQPGSPGTGTTVTGAQPGSPGTGATTTAGAQPGSPGTGTTITGAQPGSPGTGTTTTAGAQPGSPGTGTTVTGAQPGSPGTGTTITAGAQPGSPGTGTTVTGAQPGSLGTGATVSGTQPGSPGAGTTVTGTQPGSPGTGTTITGAQPGSPGTGATTTAGAQPGSLGTGATVSGTQPGSPGTGATVTGTQPAPPGVQAGGARVQPRPLGSRPSLSDTQMAPPEARLSAPGARTDAPSLEGGREALSSRQGAPAGSPAVQRGPLTADSTATAHQPEIPSGTDTRPTSSLQERTTPAMPWESSGSPSASSHHAELGEALHQVGQLSSLYAALKEQVAQLELTKCDRAELEKLRPLFLEADQKSSPSILGDLLDQVASLQTVANDLQGEKAKIKQLQNVIERMAVAGADQKAESTNQINLQLGYLRSMVQEIEKELKELREKQDGAKAKLEQSVTDVADHLQEQLDKLRSVMENMMASSSALLSMSMPASPELRQAEAQATCPACSLDVSEQVKQLFQRYEQLQHLVNSFVARQAEIKAVRQLPARSQDEELLKHIQATILQVQEDCEKLNSVTGDLVDDHRQKQKDIEALFQSLEKLEKEKADKEDLVTEINVKADKAALAGKVSRIQFDATMEHLNKMIQDMLDRITGQEQDWHQIQQKLIEEMDSKLDRLELTPFRQRLEERWKSLLKQLQEKAPRMEADDAAGIRKQLLAHFHCVSCDRSLNMLVPGPHILAIPSMPALPSRHSVRPHTVFELEQIRQHGRSLRSGPAGPHSPLDALLLDRGAQSLRCAHDQMARDIEKVQLHYGGSTRASSQMIRDLLQLPCLGPAHRRERAAECGYLTVPRHCGGRHTLTHPLQRLARCVPGQLEPSAVLTLMKHDEMELLGQDGHIYKGRRATRLPAIAGKDGSPKKTKLSGASSRRPWAAPDAGPLPSRPQSASSPRSPPGTARSAECRPASSRGPPRHAPGTPQPQEEARDAPAGERDGGPPAEIPAEAPSGRAAGPEAEQ; encoded by the exons ATGGCGCCGATCAGCCTGTACGAGCTGGCGGACCTTGCCATCGGGACGCCCGAGGTCGGAGCCGTCAACTTCAACGCCCTCCACAGCCTGCTGCACGCCATCCTGCAGCACCTCAACCTGCAGGACGTCAAGACGGAGGTGCGGGAGGAGAGCCTGGAACCGCCCCCAGCGCCCGCGCCTCCGCTGCAGAGGGCCCAGCTCTTGGAGAGGGAGAAGGCGCTCTGCGCCACCTTGGAGAAGAAAGTGAACGGGGTGGAGGTCCAGCTGCAGGGCATGGGCCAGCAGCTCCAGGAACTGGAGAAGCAGATGGCCACCCTGGAGACGTTGCCTTCCGGGATGGACCTGCTGGAGAGGACCAAGAGCAGCTCGCAGACCACCTCTGTGGTGGCCGACATGTGGCAGATGatgcagatgaagaaaaagaTTGAAGCTAATGAAAGCGGCGTCTCCAAG GCCATGGCTCTCTTCCAGGACCTCCTCACCGAGATGAGCAGGGTGAAGGCAATCCAGCTCCACATGGAGGAGGACATCCAAAGGATCAAGGAGCTGCTTGGCTTG GTGACACCCCGGGATGCTGCCAGCCAGCCACCGGGCCTCCTCCGCGACCAGGCAAGGCCGGACAGGGACATG gagGCCAAAACGGGCCGGTCCTTCCCTGGCAAGCCCCCCAGTGCAGCTGCTGAGGCCTCGGGGATccagcccagccccagagaggggaCTCTGGGGACACAGCCTGACTCCCTGGGGACACGAGCAGGGATGCCAGGAGCGCCAGCCACCCGGACAGGGCCTCCTGTGGCTAGGACAAGGGCTTCTGACACCAGTGCCAGCAGCCTGGGGGCACAGCCAGGGTCCTTGGGCACTGGGGCCATCACTgcaggggcacagccagggtcccctggccctggggccacCATCACGGGGGCACAGCCAGGATCTCCTGGTACTGGGACCACCGTCACGGGGGcacagccagggtcccctggcaCTGGGGCCACCACCACTgcaggggcacagccagggtcccctggcaCTGGGACCACCGTCACGGGGGCACAGCCACGGTCCCCTGGCACTGGGGCCACAGTCTCAGGGAcacagccagggtcccctggTGCTGGGACCACCGTCACGGGGGcacagccagggtcccctggcaCTGGGACCACCGTCacaggggcacagccagggtcccctggcaCTGGGGCCACCACCACTgcaggggcacagccagggtcccctggcaCTGGGACCACCACCACTgcaggggcacagccagggtcccctggcaCTGGGGCCACCACCACTgcaggggcacagccagggtcccctggcaCTGGGACCACCATCACGGGGGcacagccagggtcccctggcaCTGGGACCACCACCACTgcaggggcacagccagggtcccctggcaCTGGGACCACCATCACGGGGGcacagccagggtcccctggcaCTGGGGCCACCACCACTgcaggggcacagccagggtcccctggcaCTGGGACCACCGTCACGGGGGcacagccagggtcccctggcaCTGGGGCCACCACCACTgcaggggcacagccagggtcccctggcaCTGGGACCACCATCACGGGGGcacagccagggtcccctggcaCTGGGACCACCACCACtgcaggggcacagccaggatCTCCTGGTACTGGGACCACCGTCACGGGGGcacagccagggtcccctggcaCTGGGACCACCATCACtgcaggggcacagccaggatCTCCTGGTACTGGGACCACCGTCACGGGGGCACAGCCAGGGTCCCTGGGCACTGGGGCCACAGTCTCAGGGAcacagccagggtcccctggTGCTGGGACCACCGTCACGGGGACACAGCCAGGATCTCCTGGTACTGGGACCACCATCACGGGGGcacagccagggtcccctggcaCTGGGGCCACCACCACTgcaggggcacagccagggtcCCTGGGCACTGGGGCCACAGTCTCAGGGAcacagccagggtcccctggcaCTGGGGCCACCGTCACAGGGACACAGCCTGCACCTCCAGGGGTCCAAGCAGGAGGTGCAAGGGTTCAGCCAAGACCCCTTGGCAGCAGACCCAGCCTTTCTGACACTCAGATGGCCCCCCCTGAAGCCAGACTCAGTGCTCCAGGGGCACGGACCGATGCTCCAAGCCTTGAGGGTGGCCGTGAGGCTTTGTCCAGCAGACAGGGTGCCCCAGCAGGCTCCCCTGCAGTCCAGCGTGGCCCCTTGACAGCAGACTCCACTGCAACAGCCCACCAGCCTGAGATCCCCTCTGGCACAGACACCAGGCCCACATCCTCTTTGCAAGAGAGGACCACACCAGCCATGCCCTGGGAGTCTTCGGGCTCACCTAGCGCCTCCAGCCACCATGCAGAGCTGGGTGAGGCTCTCCATCAGGtcgggcagctcagcagcctgTACGCAGCCTTGAAggagcaggtggcccagctggaGCTGACCAAGTGTGACCGAGCCGAGCTCGAGAAGCTGCGTCCGCTCTTTCTGGAAGCAG ACCAGAAGAGCAGCCCCAGCATCCTAGGTGACCTCCTGGACCAGGTGGCCTCCCTGCAGACCGTGGCCAATGACCTGCAAGGGGAAAAGGCGAAG ATCAAACAGCTGCAGAACGTCATCGAAAGGATGGCGGTGGCAGGAGCTGACCAGAAAGCGGAAAGCACCAACCAGATAAACCTGCAGTTAGGTTACCTCAG GTCCATGGTGCAGGAGATAGAgaaggagctgaaggagctgAGAGAGAAGCAGGACGGGGCCAAAGCCAAACTGGAGCAGTCGGTGACCGACGTGGCTGACCACCTGCAGGAGCAG CTGGACAAGCTGAGGTCTGTCATGGAGAACATGATGGCTTCATCTTCAGCCTTGCTGTCAATGAGCATGCCAGCGAGCCCGGAGCTGAGGCAAGCAGAGGCGCAGGCCACGTGTCCGGCCTGCAGCCTGGACGTCAGCGAGCAGGTCAAGCAGCTCTTCCAGCGCTACGAGCAGCTCCAGCACTTGGTTAACTCCTTTGTGGCGCGGCAGGCAGAGATCAAGGCGGTGAGGCAGCTGCCAGCGAGGAGCCAG GACGAGGAACTTCTGAAGCACATCCAGGCCACCATCCTGCAGGTGCAAGAAGACTGCGAGAAGCTCAACTCCGTCACGGGCGATCTTGTGGATGACCAtcgccagaagcagaaggatatTGAG GCTCTGTTCCAATCCCTGGAGAAgttggaaaaggagaaagcagacaAGGAGGATCTGGTGACAGAAATCAACGTG AAAGCAGATAAAGCTGCCCTGGCTGGCAAAGTCAGTCGCATCCAGTTCGATGCAACCATGGAGCACCTGAATAAAATGATTCAGGACATGCTGGACAGGATCACGGGTCAGGAGCAGGACTGGCACCAAATCCAACAAAAGCTCATTGAAGAGATGGACTCCAAG CTGGACCGCCTGGAGCTGACGCCGTTCCGCCAGCGGCTGGAGGAGCGCTGGAAAAGCCTCCTGAAGCAGCTCCAGGAGAAGGCACCGCGGATGGAGGCTGATGACGCGGCTGGAATTAGGAA GCAGCTGCTGGCTCACTTCCACTGCGTGTCCTGCGACAGGTCCCTCAACATGCTGGTGCCTGGCCC GCACATCCTGGCCATCCCATCCATGCCGGCGTTACCCTCGCGCCACTCGGTGCGGCCCCACACCGTCTTCGAGCTGGAGCAGATACGGCAGCACGGCCGCAG CCTGCGCTCGGGCCCGGCCGGGCCTCACTCGCCGCTGGACGCTCTGCTGCTGGACCGGGGCGCGCAGAGCCTGCGCTGCGCCCACGACCAGATGGCCAGGGACATCGAGAAAGTGCAGCTCCACTACGGCGGCAGCACGAGAGCCAGCAGCCAAATGATCAGGGACCTCCTGCAGCTGCCGTGCCTCGGCCCCGCGCACCGACG GGAGCGGGCGGCCGAGTGCGGGTACCTGACCGTGCCACGGCACTGCGGGGGCCGGCACACCCTCACCCACCCGCTCCAGCGCCTCGCGCGCTGCGTCCCGGGCCAGCTCGAGCCCAGCGCCGTGCTCACGCTGATGAAG CACGACGAGATGGAGCTCTTGGGCCAGGACGGCCACATCTACAAGGGCCGGAGGGCCACGCGGCTGCCTGCCATCGCTGGGAAGGACG